A region from the Vicia villosa cultivar HV-30 ecotype Madison, WI linkage group LG3, Vvil1.0, whole genome shotgun sequence genome encodes:
- the LOC131659593 gene encoding uncharacterized acetyltransferase At3g50280-like: MGQEHRGTIANIADFDITRFRTRAGPMNAPDPLIVDYVKRAGFGETYSWGSAVLAYLYSSLCKCAKKNSCTFSGCAFWLQAWAWWRMPVLAPANPNSFAFPYASRFNAIGCLQQNCRGSIRITNSSRAERVSECFIKPLFPVQNSNHICNLTPWDIAMLSMHYIQKGLLFKKPSPLNNQQDFINNFLDNLKQSISIDFFHFYPLSGHLVTQITQNPPSYSVLVDCSGDNNNPGARFIYANLDSTIHDILSPIDTPSVVNSLFDLDRAINHDGHTMPLLSIQVTELLDGVFKGCSMNHSLGDGTSFWNFFNTWSEIFQAQGQGYDHENVPISRQPFHHHWFPEGYGPLINLPFKHHDEFATRFEAPNLRERLFHFTTESITKLKAKANRECNTNTRIKSISGSMFSFFVCGSSFILFSSS; encoded by the exons atgGGTCAAGAGCATCGAGGAACCATTGCAAACATTGCTGATTTT gatATCACGAGATTTAGGACCCGTGCTGGACCGATGAATGCTCCTGACCCTTTGATTGTGGACTACGTTAAACGTGCGGGATTTGGTGAG acatatagttggggttcggcTGTGTTAGCATACCTCTATAGTTCCttgtgcaaatgtgcaaaaaagAATAGTTGTACATTTAGTGGATGCGCATTCTGGCTACAAGCATGGGCATGGTGGAGAATGCCGGTATTGGCCCCTGCAAATCCAAACAGTTTCGCCTTCCcttacgcttcaag GTTTAATGCAATCGG CTGTCTTCAACAAAACTGTAGAGGTTCTATTAGGATAACGAATTCGTCTCGAGCTGAACGTGTTTCAGAATGTTTTATCAAGCCACTTTTCCCCGTCCAAAATTCTAACCATATCTGTAACTTGACACCTTGGGATATTGCCATGTTATCTATGCATTACATTCAAAAGGGTTTATTATTCAAAAAACCATCACCTCTAAATAATCAACAagatttcatcaataatttcttGGACAATCTCAAACAATCCATTTCTATAGATTTCTTCCATTTCTACCCACTATCTGGTCACCTTGTCACCCAAATAACTCAAAACCCTCCATCATATTCTGTTCTGGTCGATTGCAGCGGTGACAATAATAATCCTGGAGCTAGATTCATCTATGCAAATTTGGATTCCACCATACATGATATCCTCTCTCCAATTGATACTCCATCGGTCGTAAACTCGTTGTTTGATCTTGATAGAGCTATCAATCACGATGGTCACACCATGCCGTTGTTATCCATTCAAGTCACTGAATTATTAGATGGTGTTTTCAAAGGTTGCTCCATGAACCACTCTCTTGGTGATGGAACttctttttggaatttctttaatACATGGTCTGAAATATTTCAAGCTCAAGGCCAAGGCTATGATCATGAAAATGTTCCCATTTCACGCCAACCCTTTCACCATCATTGGTTTCCCGAAGGTTATGGTCCACTAATCAATCTTCCATTCAAACATCACGACGAGTTTGCAACCAGATTTGAAGCACCCAATCTTAGAGAGAGATTATTCCACTTTACAACAGAGtctattacaaaactgaaagcaAAGGCTAATAGGGAGTGTAACACAAATACCAGAATCAAGAGTATTTCTGGTAGCATGTTTAGTTTCTTTGTTTGTGGatcctcttttattttattttccagtAGTTAG
- the LOC131662701 gene encoding putative disease resistance RPP13-like protein 1: MAATATMIGGAFLSASVQTLVEKLASTEFLDYIRNTKLDVSLLRKLQTTLLTLQAVLDDAEERQINNLAVKKWLDDLKDVVLDAEDLVGEISYDSLRCKMDNTKAGNKTNKVWNFLSSPFKNFYRDINSQLKIMCETLEPFAQHKDTLGLQTKSARVSRRPPSSSGVNESVMVGRNDDKDTIINMLLSDCGSSKNNNLGVVAILGMGGVGKTTLAQLVYNNEKVKQHFDFKVWVCVSEDFDVMRVTKSLLESVVRNTTSVASKVWESDNLDILRVELNKITRKKRFLFVLDDLWNDSYNDWDELVSPLVDGNPGSAVIITTRQQKVAEMTKTFPIYKLDPLSHEDCWSILSKHALGSDEYRANKNTALEKIGRKIARKCGGLPIAAKTLGGLLRSRVDTMAWTDILNSNVWNLPNDNIMPALHLSYQYLPSHLKRCFAYCSIFPKDYPLDREKLVLLWMAEGFLDYSDEGKLPEEVGDGCFAELLSRSLIQQSNDGARGKLFVMHDLINDLATSVSRKICSRFECGDIPEKVRYLSYIQENYDIPMKFRPFYKYKCLRSFLPINPRLTFNHLSIMVVEDLLPQFKRLRVLSLSKYRNITKIPYSIGNLVQLHYLDLSNTEIKSLPETICNLYNLQTLNLLGCYSLTELPVHMGNLISLRHLDIRGTAIKELPMEIGELENLQTLTVFLVGKRHEGLSIKELRKFPNLQGKFTIKNLNNIVDAKEAEDANLKSKEKIEELELIWEKKSEDSLKVKIVLEMLQPPINLKSLVIDLYGGTSFPNWLGYSSFSNMVSIDIRNCEYCTTLPPLGQLPSLKKLSISNLVLLETIGPEFYCIKEGERSNSTFQPFPSLELMIFRGMPNWKDWIPFEGRNFAFPRLRTMMLLNCPELRGDFPDHLSCMEEIEIRGCYNLLETLHTLNWLSAIKRVIITSLVSPLQHAVAAESFPMFISKTITSSICLTHLTLWNIQSLTAFPTNGLPASLQSLDIRECRKLSFMPFETFQNYTSLVSLYMCDSCDSLTSFPLDCFPALQRLGIHGCRSLNSIFISESPSRRQSTLQSLQITSLESESLNVNLRLDTLTNLERLDLCCSGELSFREGVCLPPKLQSIDVSFRETKPHVKEWGLQDLTALSSLSIRERGEMDNTLKMDSFLPISLVSLTVYGNMSFEGNGLRHLSSLEDLRFDRCLHFKSLPENCFPSSLKSLEFSFCDKLESFPEDSLPTSLKRLTIRRCPLLESLPEDSLPTSLKRLTIRDCPVLEERYKRKENWSKIAHIPVIEINDQLTI, encoded by the coding sequence ATGGCTGCAACTGCAACTATGATAGGAGGTGCTTTTCTCTCTGCATCTGTTCAAACCTTAGTTGAGAAACTTGCCTCAACTGAGTTTCTTGATTACATCCGAAACACCAAGCTGGATGTCTCCCTCTTGAGAAAGTTACAAACAACCTTGCTCACTCTTCAGGCTGTGCTGGATGATGCAGAAGAGAGGCAGATCAACAATCTTGCTGTCAAAAAATGGCTAGATGACTTGAAAGATGTTGTCTTAGATGCTGAGGATTTGGTCGGTGAAATAAGTTACGACTCCCTTCGATGCAAGATGGATAATACTAAAGCtggaaacaaaactaataagGTGTGGAACTTTCTTTCATCTCCTTTCAAAAACTTCTATAGAGATATCAATTCCCAATTGAAGATCATGTGTGAAACCCTTGAACCTTTTGCACAACATAAAGACACCCTTGGATTGCAAACAAAAAGTGCTAGAGTTTCTCGAAGACCACCTTCAAGTTCAGGGGTTAATGAATCTGTCATGGTCGGTAGGAATGATGATAAAGATACAATCATCAATATGCTTTTATCAGACTGTGGATCCAGCAAAAATAATAACTTAGGtgttgttgcaattttgggtatggGAGGTGTCGGAAAAACAACCCTTGCACAACTGGTGTACAATAATGAAAAAGTTAAACAACATTTTGATTTCAAAGTCTGGGTTTGTGTATCAGAGGACTTCGATGTTATGAGAGTAACCAAGAGCCTCCTTGAATCTGTTGTTAGAAATACCACATCTGTTGCTTCAAAGGTATGGGAAAGCGATAACCTTGATATTCTTCGAgttgaattaaataaaatcacgAGGAAGAAAAGATTTTTGTTTGTGCTGGACGATTTGTGGAATGATAGTTACAATGACTGGGATGAGCTAGTAAGTCCTCTTGTTGATGGAAACCCTGGAAGTGCGGTGATTATAACAACGCGTCAACAAAAAGTTGCAGAGATGACAAAGACATTTCCTATTTATAAATTAGACCCTCTATCACATGAAGATTGTTGGTCTATACTCTCAAAACATGCATTGGGTAGTGATGAATATCGCGCCAATAAAAACACAGCCCTTGAAAAGATTGGTAGGAAGATTGCAAGAAAGTGTGGTGGATTGCCAATAGCTGCTAAAACTCTGGGAGGACTTCTACGCTCAAGGGTAGACACAATGGCGTGGACTGATATTTTGAACAGCAATGTATGGAACTTACCAAATGATAATATTATGCCTGCATTACATTTGAGTTACCAATATCTTCCCTCTCATTTGAAAAGATGTTTTGCATATTGTTCAATTTTTCCAAAAGATTATCCACTTGATAGGGAGAAATTGGTCTTGTTGTGGATGGCAGAGGGCTTCCTTGATTATTCTGACGAGGGAAAATTGCCAGAGGAAGTAGGTGATGGTTGCTTTGCTGAATTATTGTCTAGGTCCTTAATTCAACAATCAAATGATGGTGCTCGTGGAAAATTGTTTGTCATGCATGACCTTATTAACGACTTAGCTACATCCGTATCTAGAAAAATTTGTAGTAGGTTTGAATGTGGTGACATTCCTGAAAAGGTTCGTTATTTGTCGTATATTCAAGAAAATTATGATATTCCCATGAAGTTTAGACCGTTCTACAAATATAAATGCTTGCGAAGCTTCCTCCCCATTAATCCTCGGTTGACATTCAATCACTTATCCATCATGGTGGTTGAGGATCTGCTACCACAATTTAAAAGGTTGCGCGTGTTATCGCTATCAAAGTATAGAAACATCACCAAGATACCATATTCAATTGGAAATTTGGTGCAATTGCATTATTTAGATCTTTCCAACACTGAAATCAAAAGCTTGCCTGAGACAATATGTAACCTCTACAATTTGCAAACTTTGAATTTATTAGGTTGCTACAGTCTCACTGAATTGCCAGTTCATATGGGAAATTTAATCAGCTTACGTCACCTTGATATACGTGGGACTGCCATAAAAGAGTTGCCTATGGAAATTGGGGAACTAGAAAACCTCCAAACTTTGACTGTTTTTTTAGTGGGCAAGCGACATGAAGGGTTAAGTATCAAAGAGCTAAGGAAATTCCCAAACCTACAAGGAAAATTTACCATAAAAAACCTTAACAATATCGTTGATGCAAAAGAGGCAGAAGATGCCAACCTGAAAAGCAAAGAGAAAATTGAGGAGTTAGAGCTGATATGGGAAAAAAAAAGTGAAGATTCACTAAAAGTGAAAATTGTGCTCGAAATGTTGCAACCACCAATAAACTTGAAGAGCCTAGTCATTGATTTGTATGGAGGGACAAGTTTTCCGAATTGGTTGGGATATTCTTCATTTTCTAACATGGTGTCCATTGACATTCGTAATTGTGAATACTGCACGACACTTCCACCGCTAGGCCAACTACCTTCCCTCAAGAAGCTGAGTATATCGAATTTGGTGTTGTTGGAGACAATTGGTCCAGAGTTCTATTGTATTAAGGAAGGAGAACGTTCCAATTCTACGTTCCAACCATTTCCTTCCCTTGAGCTTATGATATTTCGTGGCATGCCAAATTGGAAGGATTGGATTCCTTTTGAAGGCAGAAATTTTGCATTTCCCCGACTTAGAACTATGATGTTACTTAATTGTCCAGAACTAAGGGGAGATTTTCCTGATCACCTTTCTTgcatggaagaaattgaaataagagGTTGTTATAACCTATTGGAAACACTCCATACTTTGAATTGGCTATCGGCAATCAAAAGAGTAATAATCACATCACTTGTGAGTCCCTTGCAGCATGCAGTTGCTGCTGAAAGTTTCCCAATGTTTATTTCTAAAACAATCACGAGTAGTATTTGTCTTACTCATTTGACACTCTGGAATATTCAATCTCTCACTGCATTTCCCACAAATGGTCTACCCGCTTCATTGCAGTCACTTGATATTCGTGAGTGTAGGAAGTTATCGTTCATGCCTTTCGAAACATTTCAAAATTACACATCACTTGTGAGTCTTTATATGTGTGACAGCTGTGATTCACTTACATCATTTCCACTTGATTGTTTCCCTGCACTCCAAAGACTTGGCATTCATGGTTGTAGGAGTCTGAATtccatttttatttcagaaagtCCTTCACGTCGGCAGTCAACCCTCCAATCACTTCAAATCACATCCCTTGAATCTGAATCACTTAATGTCAATCTTCGGTTGGACACGCTCACCAATCTTGAACGTTTGGATCTGTGCTGTTCTGGAGAGTTGTCATTTCGTGAAGGAGTTTGTCTACCCCCCAAATTACAATCAATTGATGTTTCTTTTCGAGAAACAAAGCCACATGTAAAGGAATGGGGTCTCCAAGACCTAACAGCTCTTTCAAGTTTGTCAATTCGAGAAAGGGGAGAAATGGATAACACCTTGAAGATGGATTCGTTTCTCCCCATCTCCCTTGTGTCTCTCACTGTCTATGGTAATATGTCCTTTGAAGGAAATGGGCTTCGACACCTCTCCTCTCTTGAAGATCTCCGATTTGATCGTTGTCTACATTTCAAGTCATTGCCAGAAAACTGCTTTCCTTCCTCGCTGAAATCACTTGAATTTAGTTTTTGTGACAAACTTGAGTCATTTCCAGAAGACAGCCTCCCTACCTCTCTTAAGCGGCTGACCATCAGACGTTGCCCTCTGCTAGAATCATTACCAGAAGACAGCCTCCCTACCTCTCTTAAGCGGCTGACCATCAGAGATTGCCCTGTGCTAGAAGAAAGGTATAAAAGGAAGGAAAATTGGTCCAAAATAGCTCACATCCCTGTCATAGAAATAAATGACCAACTCACAATATGA